From Candidatus Nanohalococcus occultus:
GAGGTAGGAACCGGTAGCGGAGAGCTAGCAATCCGGGCCGCACAACGCGGAGCCAAGGTCACAGCGCTCGATAAAAACCCTGAATCTGTCGAGAAGGTCAAGGAGAGAGCTGGAAACGAAGAGGTTGAGCTAGAGGTTGTCCGCTCGGATCTACTCGGGGAGGTCGAAGGATGTTTCGATTTCATCCTGTTTAACCCGCCCTATCTTCCCGGGAAAAGAGAGGGTGATTCAGACCCTTTAGTTGGTGGAAAGAAAGGCATCGAGTTAACCGAAAAGTTTATCGAACAAGCCCGCAAGTATCTAACTAAAAACGGCGAAATATACTTTATAGGAAGCTCTCTGGCAGATCTTGAATCACTGGAAAGTAAATTCGAGGTTGAGAGAGTTGATGAGACCAGGCTCTGGTTCGAAACACTTGTTCTTTACCGGCGTTCTACCTAGATTTTTATACAAGACGGCCTAATCTTTGGTCATGAAGAGTTTTTCCGCTTTACTGATCTCGATCGTGGTTTTAGCCGCCCCGGTTGCCGCCCAGGACACCTTGGATTGGGATATAAACAATCTTGATGAACCTGTAAGTCTTTTGGAGACTGGTAACAACTCCTCTACGATTCAAACCGTACGACTGGTCAATGATGCCGAAGGAGAGCCTATAACGCCGGCTAACTTCACGTCTAAGGAAGATTTCGAGTACAATTACTCCGGAAATATCAGCTCGATGGAGCATTTACAAAACGGATACTGGTACGCTAACTTAACTACTATACAGGAAAATACAACGATCGAGTATCAGCTTGTGCGTTCGGATGGGTCTTCTACAATAGAGGAGAATTTAACGGAGACTTTGGATGTAGGAAATCTGTCTGTAGAGTTAATGAATGATTTTAACGGTTACGTGAAGCCAGGAGAGGACGTCCGGCTTCAGGCAAATGTAACCGATACCTGGAATGACACGAACGAGGATGATGCGACGGTCGAAGCATACGTTACAAACGGGACTTGGACAGGCAAGCTCGGTAAACTAGGGTACAGTCCTTCAACCGAAGAGTACTCTCTACAGGTTGAGATGCCTGATCACGCTAATTCAAGTTATATTATACATATTAACGCATCGGCCTCCGGACAAGGGTATAACAAGCCCTACGGATCGACTTCCGATGTTTTCGACACCTATCCTCGTTCCACAGGAAAGATAGCGTACTTAAACGCATCTTCAGGTTGTGATAACAGTTCATTTTTCACTGAATGCGGAAGAAATGCTGAGATCGAGACAGGATACAATATGACGGCCTTCGAGGCCTCGGATGTTGAGCTAGCTGTCAAAGCACCGCTGAAAAACGGCACGATGAGAACTCTGGATACTTTTTCGATGGATGAAAACAGTTTATGGGAGACAGAGTTCCAGCTACCTGAGTTAAATACCTCTAAGTACCAGGAAAAAGTTTCAATGGTTTACAACGCTTCGGTCAATGAAGATCAGCTGCTCACACGTTACAACGTGACTTACATCGACTACCGGCTTTCCGATGCCAGTGAGAACTCGGTTCAGCAGACCGAGGATTTCTTGATGAGGTTCTCGATCGAAGAGCCGTTTACAGGTAACGCAGTCGATTTATCGGAGATGGAAGAGGTAAACGCAACGATCTACGATCCAAACGGAGATATCTTCAGGAACTACAGTATCGGAGAGATCAGCTTCTTTTCAAACACAGGTTTCTACGGGAAAAACGTTTACTTCTCAAGAGATGCGGAAAACGGAACTTACAGACTGAATGTTACAACTACGGACAGTTACAACTCTACGAAGAGCTTTGAACAGCCTTTTAACGTCGGAGAGGTCAGCTCCACGTTCAACACTACGGATGAGATTGAATTCGAGTTTATGGACTTACTGGAGCATGAAAGAATGTTTAACGTAACCAATCAGAAATCAGCGAATCTTACGTTAAACGTAACACTGAGTGAGGAACTTGAAAATGTTACAACTGTTAACGGCGGAGAAAATCTTTCACTGAACGCTTCGGAGACAGAGAACTTTACAGTGGTCTTTGATCCGGTGAACAAGACTGATATCGACGGCGAGATCACTTTGACGGATGAAACCGCTGGGTTCTCCGAGGAGATCGATGTTGAGATAGGAGAGCCTGCGTGCGGACTTATCGACGGCCGTCTATGTGTTAACTCGGGGGAATGGATGAACGTCACTGCCTCCGAGCGCGGAACTGTCGAGGAAAGTTTCTGGGTACAGGATCCGAGGGAAGGCAATCTTTCGGTAACGCTGGCTGAAGACGATACGGCAGATGTGTTTACGGTTTCGCCTTCAGGCTTTGAGTTAAACGAGTCTCAGGAGGTAAATGTCAGCTTTGACGTACAGGAACCTGGTAACTTCACAGGCGCGATCACGGTAAGCTCGGAAAACTACTCGGTGACAGTACAGACTTTCCTAGAATCGAACGTACAGTCACTTGAAGCCGCGGTAAACGTTCCAAACAGCATTGATCTTGGAACAGTTACGACAGGAGAGAGCGTCACACGGACGATCACAGTCGATAACACGGGAGATCTCGAGGTTTACAGCACACAGGTACAGTCTTCGACCTTCGATGTCTCAACTGAGAACACGACAATTCCGGCCGGACAGAGCCGTGAACTAGATCTAAGCTTCTCCAGTGTGGAAGAGGGTTCGGGAACAGTAGAGTTAGTCTCATTTACCTCAGAGGATACTATTTACTCGACGATCCCGGTTTCCACGACTCTAGAGTCAGGATACATGGGAGGCGACGAAGATGATGGTGCGAACGGTTTCAACGGCTCGGATAACTCGTTGAACGGTTCAGATGATAACTCTCCTGGAGACAGTCTTTCAAACGATGAACAAGAAGAATCGTCCGGATCAGGTATTTTAATCCTGATAGCAGTAGTGGTCTTCATACTGTTGCTGGCAGGATTTGTACTGTATACAAGTTACATTCCTGAAAAAGGCGATCCACTCTACAGCGTGTTAGGTGAGTAAAAATGGAGTTACAGCTTATAGCCACCGCCCTCTTGCTTGTCGGAGTATTCCTGGTAGCTATCAAAGTCCTGAAAACTATGTTTGAAGTTGCGACGGTCGCAGCGATCTCAGGAGCATTCTACACTTTTATGGCGGTAAGTTTTGATTTCCCTTTGAACCTACAGACCGTACTAGGGTTCGCCGGACTTGGAACAGGCCTTTACGTCGCTTACTCAATCCTGCTTCCATTACTGGGTCTTGGCTGGGATGTCCTTACCGTACCGGTTGATGTAGCTACCTGGGTATCAAGTAAGTACAAGGGCTTTAAGAAGAGCAGAAGGCTCTCGAAGATCGAGTCAACGCTGAAAGACCACGATCAGAAACTGAAAGACGAAGACTCGGGTAAGAAAACAAAGGAAGTCGTCTTAGATAAAGTAAAGGAGAAAAAGGAAGAATCTAGTTCCCAAGACTGACTGAACCCGCATCCAGCCGTCCGACAGTTCCGTTCATCTCCAAGCGGCTTTCAACGAAGTCAAATGAGAGATCGCCTGAAAACGAGTCAGCTGACAACTGAGTGCCTGAAATACTTGCGGATGTCGAACCTGACTCAATATCTCCCTCTACATTATCAAGGCTGAAATCCGATCTGGTAACGTTTTCTATAACCAGTCGATCGGAGCTTACCTGCTCTCTGATCTGAAAACTACCCGAGATCTCGACACCGTTGGAAGAAGCTCTCTGAGCAGTTCCATCCAGCGTCAAAGGCTTATCAAGTGTTACAGTGCCGCTGAAACCTTCCAACGTAAATGAAGTCTTCGATCTAATTGTCCGGTCACCGTCAGTTATCTCAGTGAGGTTTTCCGGACTCAAGTCCGCAGAACTAAGCCTTACTTGCTGTGGAAGCGAACCATTGAAGTTCAGATCTGCTTTAACCGGTGTATCCGAATCCCTTCTATCAATAAGTCCTGTGAAAGCCCCTAGATTCCGAGGGGAAAGGTCAGCTGAAGTAAATTCATCAAAGTTTAAACCTTCATCCATTGAAAACGAATTACCGCCGTTTACAGCGATACTTGCGGCCGCAAGCGATACCAGTACGGCGGCCAGAACTTTTGTGTCTAACATAAACAGGTTTAATGATTCAGGAGTTAAAAACTCTTTACAGTGAAAGCGATAGTTCTAATCGAGCCAGAGATACCGGAAAACACAGGTTTCATAGCACGGCTTTCCGCCAACTTCGGATACCCGCTACGGATTGTCAACCCGGAGTTCAACATCGAGGAAGCTCGCTCGACCGCGAAAAACGCTCAAAAACAGTTGCGTGACGCAAAAATATTTGACTCGGCGGAAAAAGCTGTAGAGGATCTTGATTACATTGTCGGAACGAAGCCCGGACGTGGAGACAGTTTACACGAGTTCGAGCCGCGGGAAAATACCTCGATAATGATCGGCCGGGAAAGCTCAGGCCTATCAAACAAGGAACTGGAACTATGTGATTGTACAGTCTACATTCCTACCTCCGGACACTCTTCCTTAAATCAGAGCCATGCGACGGCTGTAATCGCATCACATTTTTACCGTGGGGAAACGAAGGGAATGCCTGGTGCTATGAAGGAAAAGATCAAGGAGCTAGCGCCTGAAACCGTTGCGAACGCGGTTATCGCCTCGAACCCTTCGAAAGGAGAGGCTGGAGAGATCATCTCCGAGCTCAAAGACGGTTAGCTTAAAAAGCTCGCCTCAGCTGGATTGAACATGGTACTTCCAGGAATTGTCCCACAGGACGGTGGAATTCTCACCCAAATCTATATGGTAATAAGCATAATCGGATTCTTAGCTTTCCCAATACTACTACTTTTCGGATCACGGATAATGATCTGGCAGATAGACAGAAAGGTCTCATCGGTCATGGATTACCTAGAGGCCTACAGGAACGATACCAAAGCAATGTTCCTCGATAACCTGTCTTCGAACATCGGTGGGAAGACCGAACAGAAGTTCGAGACACTTCGGGACTTCAAGTTCTCGGCTCCAACGATGCTGGATCCAGCTGGAACAGTTGGAAAGCTGGAAAACGTTCTAGACGCATCGGAAAGTAAGTTTACGCGGTTTGTTGAAGCAAACGCAGATACAGAAGATCCTGAAGAACTCGCGAACCTTAACATGGCGTTCAAAGGCGTTATGGGAACCCACCAGATCTACAAGGTACTAAGACATTACAGAGAGCTTTTGGTTAAGACCCAGAACTTCCAGCTGGTTGGTATGATCCAGATGGTTCTACCGATCTACGAAGAGCTAGCTGAAAGCCAGAAGGAGGCTACAAGAGCCTTTGTAAACGGCGATCCGATCGGAGACGCAATCGGCCCACTGGTTGCCGCAAAGTTCATCTCCTCAGAACCTGAGGAAATCGCAGACGACATCATCAGAAGCAAGGAAGAGGTCGCAGGAAACGAAGTTCACGTCATCAAGTCCAACGGACCGGGCGCACGGCTCGGAAAGTACGGAGACGCAATCGATGAGATCGCAGACGAAGTAGATGCGATCATCACAGTCGATGCTGGAGCCAAGTTCGAAGGGGAACAGACCGGAGACATCAGCGAAGGAGTCGGAGTCATGATGGGCGGACCAGGAGTCGAAAAATCCAAGATCGAGGAAGCCGCCGTAGAACACGACCTACCGCTCGAAGGAATCATCATCAAACAGTCGCCTCCGGAAGCATCGAAGCCGATGAAAAAAGAGATCTACGAGGCATACAAGCCAGCAGTAGACAAAGTCGAGGAACTGGTCGAAGAGATCGATGGCACAGTAGCCGTTATTGGTGTAGGAAACACCTGTGGAATCGGAAACCAGAGAACTGAGGTCACAAACGTCGCATCCTCGCTACAGAAGTACTGGGACGAATACGAACAGCAGGAAGAGGAAGATGTCTCCTACATGGGCCTGATGCAGGTCATGCCCGGCGGCAACGCAGCGGAGATGGACAGCGCCCTGGAGAAGTTCCTCTGGAAACTCCCACGCCTCTAAAACATTTTCTCTTTTCTCCTTTTCGTGCTTGTTCTCTGCCTCTATTAAAGTTTTAAACTGGCACGAGCAAAGTAACTGTAATGCGTAGTAAAATTTTAGTAATTTCTATAGTCTTGGTGAGTCTTACAACTCTAGGAGCGGCAGGAGAGTGGACATTCCCTGATACTTCAATGACCTATGGCGGGTCTTCTTTAGTTATAGATGAGAGTTCCCCAACACCTACTATAGAATGTGTTGAAGGCTCTAGAGGCACTGAATGTTTCGGCCAGGGAGACCAGAGCGATACAGGGTCCTTGGCAGATTTAAGACTTCGGGGATGTGAAAACAGCCAGAGTATCGTAAACGAAAAATATATCGGAACCAATAGTGAAGGAAACCATGTTTCAAGATATGAGGTAAGTTTTGCGGTTCCTCAAATCATAAGCTGTGGATATGGAAACCATGAGTTGATGGTCGAGCTAGATGATGGGAGCCAAATTGTCTCTGGAGGAAACGTGTTTGTTGATGCGAAGAAGGCGGATCCTCACCGTGGAAAGGCTATCAGAGCGGCAGCGAACATAGGTACCCGCACAACAACGAGTTTTTTCCTTACAGATGAATGTGGCTTCTTCGACTGTACAGGGTCTTTAGGAAAAGGTCAGATCTTGGAAATGAAGGTACTTGAGAGAGACAACGACGTGGTTGACGGTTCAGACGACGACTGGGCGAGGGTTTCTGTGGAAGAGCCAGGAGCA
This genomic window contains:
- a CDS encoding HemK2/MTQ2 family protein methyltransferase; the protein is MTYPVSEDTLFFKQHLEKLDLEGKKLLEVGTGSGELAIRAAQRGAKVTALDKNPESVEKVKERAGNEEVELEVVRSDLLGEVEGCFDFILFNPPYLPGKREGDSDPLVGGKKGIELTEKFIEQARKYLTKNGEIYFIGSSLADLESLESKFEVERVDETRLWFETLVLYRRST
- a CDS encoding RNA methyltransferase, whose protein sequence is MKAIVLIEPEIPENTGFIARLSANFGYPLRIVNPEFNIEEARSTAKNAQKQLRDAKIFDSAEKAVEDLDYIVGTKPGRGDSLHEFEPRENTSIMIGRESSGLSNKELELCDCTVYIPTSGHSSLNQSHATAVIASHFYRGETKGMPGAMKEKIKELAPETVANAVIASNPSKGEAGEIISELKDG
- a CDS encoding DUF1512 family protein — encoded protein: MVLPGIVPQDGGILTQIYMVISIIGFLAFPILLLFGSRIMIWQIDRKVSSVMDYLEAYRNDTKAMFLDNLSSNIGGKTEQKFETLRDFKFSAPTMLDPAGTVGKLENVLDASESKFTRFVEANADTEDPEELANLNMAFKGVMGTHQIYKVLRHYRELLVKTQNFQLVGMIQMVLPIYEELAESQKEATRAFVNGDPIGDAIGPLVAAKFISSEPEEIADDIIRSKEEVAGNEVHVIKSNGPGARLGKYGDAIDEIADEVDAIITVDAGAKFEGEQTGDISEGVGVMMGGPGVEKSKIEEAAVEHDLPLEGIIIKQSPPEASKPMKKEIYEAYKPAVDKVEELVEEIDGTVAVIGVGNTCGIGNQRTEVTNVASSLQKYWDEYEQQEEEDVSYMGLMQVMPGGNAAEMDSALEKFLWKLPRL